The Mesobacillus jeotgali genome window below encodes:
- the ltrA gene encoding group II intron reverse transcriptase/maturase, with protein sequence MLMNLILSRENLIEALKRVEKNKGSHGIDGMSVKSLRRHLYENWDTLCDSLRKGTYQPNPVRRVEIPKPNGGVRLLGIPTVIDRFIQQAIAQVLTPLFDPTFSEHSYGFRPSRRGHDAVRKARGYISEGYRWVIDMDLEKFFDKVNHDKLMGILASRIQDRLVLKLIRKYLQAGIMINGVVYDAEEGTPQGGPLSPLLSNILLDKLDKELERRGHKFVRYADDCNIYMKSKKAGERVMNSITCFIEQKLKLKVNRGKSAVDRPWKRKFLGFSFTVNKKPKVRIANESVKRLKAKIRKLTSRSKPIPMEVRIEKLNQFLTGWCGYFALADTPSKFKEFDEWIRRRLRMIEWKQWKNPKTRVRKLKSLGVPDQKAYEWGNSRKKFWRIASSPILHKTLDNSYWSHRGLKSLYQRYEFLRHT encoded by the coding sequence ATGTTAATGAATCTGATTCTATCACGGGAAAACTTAATAGAAGCACTTAAACGTGTGGAGAAGAACAAAGGGAGTCACGGCATAGATGGAATGTCCGTAAAATCCCTACGAAGACATCTCTATGAGAACTGGGACACCCTTTGTGATTCTTTAAGGAAAGGTACCTATCAACCTAACCCAGTACGTCGAGTCGAAATCCCGAAACCGAACGGTGGAGTAAGGTTACTTGGAATACCTACCGTGATAGATCGTTTCATCCAACAGGCAATCGCCCAAGTTTTAACTCCGCTTTTTGACCCAACCTTCTCGGAACATAGTTATGGGTTTAGGCCAAGCCGAAGAGGCCATGACGCTGTACGTAAAGCAAGGGGATATATAAGTGAAGGTTACAGATGGGTGATTGACATGGACTTGGAGAAGTTCTTTGACAAAGTGAATCATGACAAGCTGATGGGGATATTGGCAAGCAGAATCCAAGACCGATTGGTCTTGAAGCTAATTCGAAAATATCTCCAAGCAGGAATCATGATAAATGGTGTAGTCTACGATGCAGAAGAAGGAACACCACAAGGAGGTCCCCTGAGCCCTCTTCTTTCGAATATACTTTTGGATAAGCTTGATAAAGAACTAGAAAGGAGAGGTCACAAGTTTGTCCGATACGCCGATGATTGTAATATTTACATGAAATCGAAGAAAGCTGGAGAACGAGTAATGAACTCCATTACATGCTTCATTGAGCAGAAATTAAAGCTCAAAGTAAACAGAGGGAAATCAGCGGTTGACCGCCCGTGGAAACGAAAATTCCTTGGCTTTAGCTTTACGGTTAATAAGAAACCGAAGGTTCGAATAGCCAACGAAAGTGTTAAAAGGCTAAAAGCTAAAATACGAAAGTTAACATCCCGTTCTAAACCAATCCCCATGGAAGTTAGAATTGAGAAATTGAATCAATTTCTAACGGGATGGTGTGGATATTTTGCATTAGCTGATACACCAAGTAAATTCAAAGAATTTGATGAGTGGATTAGAAGAAGACTCCGTATGATTGAATGGAAACAATGGAAGAACCCGAAGACAAGAGTAAGAAAACTCAAAAGTCTTGGCGTTCCAGACCAAAAGGCATACGAATGGGGAAATTCCAGAAAGAAATTTTGGAGAATTGCCTCAAGTCCAATCTTACACAAAACCCTCGATAACTCTTATTGGAGTCATCGAGGGCTCAAAAGTCTATATCAAAGATATGAATTTCTACGTCACACTTAA
- a CDS encoding TrkA family potassium uptake protein gives MAKQYAVIGMGRFGSSVATTLYHEGNEVLAIDKSEQHIEDYKEFVTHAVIGDSTDEQTLKAVGIRNFDTVIVAIGDDIQASILTVLILKEMGVANVVAKALNKHHAQVLFKVGADKVIFPERDMGERVAHQLMASPNVLNFIELSDDYSIEEIKLPLSMAGKNLIEINLRAKYNITVIGVKTANKVDISPDPEKTLRAEDILIVLGENGDLNRFTKLK, from the coding sequence ATGGCAAAGCAGTACGCAGTAATAGGTATGGGACGTTTCGGGTCCAGTGTGGCGACCACATTATATCATGAAGGAAATGAAGTACTTGCGATCGATAAGAGTGAACAGCATATCGAGGACTATAAGGAGTTTGTGACCCATGCGGTCATCGGAGACTCAACCGATGAGCAAACATTGAAGGCAGTAGGAATCAGGAACTTTGATACTGTCATTGTGGCAATAGGGGATGACATCCAGGCTAGTATTCTAACCGTCCTAATTTTAAAAGAGATGGGAGTCGCCAATGTTGTTGCCAAAGCTCTTAACAAGCACCATGCGCAAGTATTGTTCAAGGTTGGCGCGGACAAAGTCATTTTCCCGGAACGAGATATGGGAGAAAGAGTCGCCCACCAGCTAATGGCATCGCCCAATGTATTGAACTTTATCGAGCTTTCGGATGACTATAGTATCGAGGAAATCAAACTTCCGTTGAGCATGGCCGGAAAGAACTTGATTGAGATCAATCTGCGTGCCAAATATAATATCACCGTTATCGGCGTAAAGACGGCCAACAAAGTCGACATCTCCCCAGATCCAGAGAAGACCTTAAGAGCAGAGGATATTCTGATTGTCCTTGGTGAAAATGGTGATTTGAACAGGTTTACGAAATTAAAATAA
- a CDS encoding TrkH family potassium uptake protein, translated as MRSKLFYRMDPPKVLVFGFGAIILLGTLLLSLPASTVDGKGLPILDALFTATSATCVTGLVVVDTGDTFTRFGEMVILSMIQVGGLGFMSFATLLAFILGKRISFKERLIIQESLNNETVEGIVRLVKRIFLFTAVIEITGGIILTLRFSQDMAAGKAIYFGFFHAVSNFNNAGFDLMGGFKGLTAYAEDPIVNITMITLISLGGIGFIVMNELFDYRKTRRLSLHSKIVLALSAILVFGGALLIFILEFNNPSTLKPMTLTGKIFGAFYQAVTPRTAGSNTLNIPDLKQSTLFLIIFLMFIGASPGSTGGGIKTTTFAVLIGAVKSQIRGREDVTFFGRRMDHTIISKSLTVTLISLFLIGLVTMVLTITEPGKEFLMIFFETVSAFSTVGLSMGLTPELSLYGKILITITMFAGRVGPLTLAYAIAKKRKEDHYRYPAGKVMIG; from the coding sequence ATGCGCAGCAAATTGTTTTACAGGATGGATCCACCGAAAGTACTTGTTTTTGGCTTTGGAGCCATTATTCTTTTAGGGACATTATTGCTTTCACTGCCGGCTTCGACAGTGGATGGAAAAGGACTTCCGATTTTAGATGCCTTGTTTACGGCAACATCGGCAACTTGTGTCACAGGTCTTGTTGTTGTTGATACAGGCGATACCTTTACACGTTTTGGCGAAATGGTCATCCTGTCGATGATCCAGGTTGGCGGACTGGGTTTCATGAGTTTTGCCACCTTGCTTGCATTTATTTTAGGGAAAAGAATATCGTTCAAAGAAAGGCTGATCATCCAGGAGTCATTGAATAACGAAACCGTAGAAGGGATCGTCAGGCTTGTCAAACGAATCTTCCTTTTTACAGCGGTAATCGAGATTACCGGGGGGATCATTCTAACTCTGCGATTTTCACAGGACATGGCTGCCGGAAAAGCCATTTATTTTGGATTTTTCCACGCTGTTTCGAACTTTAATAATGCCGGTTTTGATTTGATGGGTGGATTCAAAGGGCTTACTGCCTATGCTGAAGACCCAATCGTCAATATCACGATGATCACACTTATCAGTTTGGGCGGGATTGGGTTCATTGTCATGAATGAGTTATTTGACTATCGTAAGACAAGGAGACTTTCCCTGCATTCAAAAATCGTTTTAGCACTATCGGCTATTCTGGTGTTTGGAGGTGCTCTCCTGATTTTTATCCTGGAGTTCAACAATCCATCCACCTTGAAGCCAATGACGCTGACTGGTAAAATATTCGGAGCGTTTTACCAGGCTGTCACACCCAGGACAGCGGGATCCAATACATTGAATATCCCTGACTTGAAGCAGTCAACCTTGTTTTTGATCATTTTCCTGATGTTCATTGGCGCTTCGCCTGGATCTACAGGGGGAGGAATCAAGACCACCACCTTTGCAGTCCTGATTGGTGCTGTGAAATCACAAATTCGTGGCCGGGAGGATGTCACTTTTTTTGGAAGAAGGATGGATCATACCATCATCTCCAAATCATTGACAGTTACACTGATTTCCCTTTTCCTAATAGGATTGGTTACAATGGTGTTGACCATTACCGAACCTGGGAAAGAGTTTTTGATGATATTCTTTGAGACAGTCTCAGCTTTTTCGACTGTCGGGCTTTCCATGGGCTTGACCCCTGAGCTGAGCTTATACGGAAAAATATTAATCACGATTACGATGTTTGCGGGCCGGGTTGGTCCGTTAACACTGGCTTATGCAATTGCGAAAAAAAGAAAAGAGGATCATTATCGATATCCAGCTGGAAAAGTGATGATTGGGTAG
- a CDS encoding diacylglycerol kinase family lipid kinase codes for MKAMIILNPSSGKEKAADYAEKIEETLRDRYDDIDIRRTEKEGDAEAFATEACLSLYDAVIAMGGDGTINEAINGLAEQKHRPALGIIPLGTVNDFARALNIPLDPYEAIAILNEHNLRPVDIGKINEHYFANVIAVGAIAEASYNVSPEMKTRLGSLAYFMEGAKSFLNGEAIDLVVEHEGGKWEGRTFLLIAALTNSVGGFEALAPHANVNDGKFHAFIIKKMSVPKIASLIPSLLKGELKESEEVEYMRTSYLNVTSDKPHVVNIDGEEGEPLPFKAKVLPGHLDVFVSFNNEKN; via the coding sequence ATGAAAGCCATGATTATTTTGAATCCATCTTCAGGAAAGGAAAAAGCGGCGGACTACGCTGAAAAAATAGAGGAAACATTACGTGATCGATACGACGATATCGATATCCGAAGAACCGAGAAAGAGGGCGACGCTGAGGCTTTCGCTACCGAGGCCTGCCTTTCTTTATACGATGCAGTCATTGCAATGGGCGGGGACGGGACAATCAACGAGGCCATAAATGGGCTGGCTGAACAAAAACACCGGCCTGCTCTGGGCATCATTCCACTTGGTACAGTCAATGATTTTGCCAGGGCACTCAATATCCCGCTTGACCCTTATGAAGCTATTGCGATTTTGAATGAGCACAACCTCCGCCCTGTGGATATAGGGAAAATCAATGAGCATTATTTCGCGAATGTCATAGCTGTAGGGGCGATTGCCGAAGCTTCCTACAATGTGAGCCCAGAAATGAAGACGAGACTTGGTTCGCTTGCTTATTTTATGGAAGGGGCAAAATCATTCCTAAATGGTGAGGCAATCGATTTGGTCGTCGAACATGAAGGTGGAAAATGGGAAGGACGTACTTTCCTCTTGATAGCTGCTCTAACGAATTCTGTCGGCGGCTTCGAGGCCCTTGCTCCCCATGCAAACGTAAACGATGGAAAATTTCATGCTTTCATCATCAAGAAGATGTCCGTCCCGAAAATCGCCTCGCTCATCCCTTCACTATTGAAGGGTGAATTAAAGGAAAGTGAGGAAGTAGAATATATGCGGACTTCCTATCTAAATGTAACTTCCGACAAACCACATGTGGTGAACATCGATGGTGAAGAAGGCGAGCCATTGCCTTTTAAAGCAAAAGTACTTCCAGGACATTTGGACGTTTTTGTTTCTTTTAATAATGAAAAAAACTGA
- a CDS encoding IS3 family transposase (programmed frameshift), which translates to MAKKGQQFQRYTNEFKQKAVLTYVNGSKSYKVVAEELGIRNCTQLKVWVKKWMNGQSFDERRGVSNPLKGRPRTNFKTVEEERDYLKAQVEYLKKQLSKSGKGGEDITRQAKYEIIEGLRGKYPVTWLMEIARIKRASYYKWKATLPQREERFKQEQDVREHIMAIHFIHPEFGRPRITDWLKESDFLINHKKVYRLMKEMGIQSVIRKKRKRHGHTPSVICPNRLKRNFKAVGPNQKMATDITYVSDGKEFYYLSVIQDLFNNEIVAWQISKRNDLELVLKTVDEWTNKKDVAGAVLHSDQGFQYTSKTYNNRLETFGVKGSHSRKGNCLDNACVESFFSHLKSEKLYIAQCKSEEEIRQAIEEFIYHYNYKRTQKKLKKRAPIEYRHALAA; encoded by the exons ATGGCTAAGAAAGGACAACAGTTTCAACGTTATACAAATGAATTCAAACAGAAAGCAGTATTAACATACGTTAATGGATCTAAAAGTTATAAGGTAGTGGCCGAAGAGTTAGGGATCCGCAATTGTACACAGCTTAAAGTATGGGTAAAGAAGTGGATGAACGGACAGTCATTTGATGAGCGGCGTGGAGTATCAAACCCTTTAAAAGGAAGGCCACGTACTAACTTTAAAACGGTGGAAGAAGAAAGAGATTATTTGAAGGCACAGGTAGAATACTTAAAAAAGCAGT TATCCAAATCTGGTAAAGGAGGAGAAGACATCACCCGTCAGGCAAAATATGAAATCATTGAAGGGTTAAGGGGGAAATACCCTGTCACCTGGTTAATGGAAATCGCCAGAATCAAGCGTGCCTCTTACTATAAGTGGAAAGCAACTCTGCCACAACGCGAGGAAAGGTTCAAACAAGAACAGGATGTACGAGAACATATAATGGCCATTCATTTTATTCATCCAGAGTTCGGGCGTCCTCGAATAACAGATTGGTTAAAGGAAAGTGACTTTTTGATCAACCATAAAAAAGTGTACAGGTTGATGAAGGAGATGGGCATACAGTCGGTGATCCGGAAGAAAAGGAAACGCCATGGCCATACACCTTCAGTTATATGTCCAAATCGCCTAAAGAGAAATTTCAAAGCGGTGGGTCCAAATCAGAAAATGGCAACAGATATCACATATGTTTCTGACGGCAAAGAGTTTTATTACCTGTCGGTCATTCAAGATCTATTCAACAATGAAATCGTGGCATGGCAAATATCCAAACGAAATGATTTAGAACTCGTATTAAAAACTGTTGATGAATGGACAAATAAAAAGGACGTAGCTGGAGCCGTTCTCCATTCGGATCAAGGCTTCCAGTATACGTCCAAGACATACAACAATAGGTTAGAGACATTCGGCGTCAAGGGCAGCCACTCTCGCAAAGGAAACTGCCTTGATAACGCATGCGTAGAATCATTCTTCTCACATCTCAAATCCGAAAAGTTGTATATAGCACAGTGTAAATCAGAAGAGGAAATACGGCAAGCAATCGAAGAATTCATCTATCATTACAATTACAAACGGACTCAAAAGAAATTAAAGAAACGCGCGCCGATTGAGTATCGACACGCGTTAGCTGCGTAG
- a CDS encoding M6 family metalloprotease domain-containing protein, producing MLKVLSTSALSLALAGSAVFAGVSPTDSAVKPQSKYELSLAHHVGAAPELVDRAKELGIDISKADPAEKAAKTGAKFQQPGDNHVAYKEATGDVPVLVLLAKYPEGDEPIGDMPGQVPPEYYEDLIFGTEYNPYELEQFKKYDGPDVPKDRTMQNAYKESSYGKINLVRKENTEFVWVEMPKGASYYLDQEGKYAENGTYVNGNVNGDAHTGEFVRDLLKAADEQVNFSQYAVDGEVPNVFVVHEGTGAEYSRDPGQFWSHKWNILSALYYGKYYETGTPTPQHEGVDEDQWIEDTIKEDMTYDGVIVNNYNIQPGIGGNVAGFDAATNSYKEEAKTGPFPVQTGVYAHEFGHALGLPDFYDTVYSSEGVGNYSMMAGGSWMRYPNKAEYGGNSPTHFDPFSKIFLGWAEPIEVTPESGVQEITLPAANAADADNGIVKMEVPGSNGTEYFLFENMQQEGFNKGMVRQGEDAHGLVAWHVDENVINLYQTAGFRPNNVENWMNKRFQFNQSQTASNGEVVTHYGLSVLQADGQYDLEKNLNRGDAADFFKTGSKLTPVSGNVHTGSYYFWKGYGATPADSGIHVTDIKENEDGSITAKFFYNFNSSLK from the coding sequence GTGTTAAAAGTTCTTTCTACATCAGCGCTTTCTCTTGCATTGGCAGGGAGCGCCGTGTTCGCAGGAGTCAGCCCAACTGATTCTGCTGTCAAACCACAAAGTAAATATGAACTAAGCCTTGCTCACCATGTTGGTGCAGCTCCAGAGCTAGTTGATAGAGCAAAGGAATTAGGGATTGATATTTCTAAGGCCGATCCTGCTGAAAAGGCGGCAAAGACAGGAGCTAAATTCCAGCAGCCTGGTGATAACCATGTAGCTTATAAGGAAGCAACTGGAGATGTCCCTGTACTTGTTCTTCTGGCAAAATATCCTGAGGGTGATGAGCCGATTGGTGATATGCCTGGACAAGTTCCGCCAGAGTATTATGAGGATCTTATTTTTGGAACTGAATATAATCCATATGAACTGGAGCAGTTTAAAAAATACGATGGTCCGGATGTTCCTAAAGATCGCACAATGCAAAATGCTTATAAAGAGTCAAGTTACGGAAAAATTAACTTGGTACGCAAAGAAAATACCGAATTTGTATGGGTAGAGATGCCTAAGGGTGCCTCATATTATCTTGACCAAGAAGGCAAGTATGCTGAAAATGGCACATATGTAAATGGTAACGTTAATGGTGACGCACATACTGGTGAATTCGTACGCGACCTTTTGAAAGCGGCTGATGAGCAGGTCAATTTCTCACAGTATGCTGTGGATGGAGAAGTTCCAAACGTATTCGTTGTCCATGAAGGAACTGGAGCAGAATACAGCCGCGACCCGGGTCAATTCTGGTCTCATAAATGGAATATCCTTAGCGCATTATACTATGGAAAATACTATGAAACTGGCACACCGACTCCTCAACATGAAGGTGTAGATGAAGACCAGTGGATTGAAGATACAATCAAGGAAGACATGACATATGACGGCGTAATCGTTAACAACTACAACATCCAGCCTGGTATCGGCGGTAACGTAGCTGGCTTCGATGCAGCGACAAACTCTTACAAAGAGGAAGCTAAAACAGGTCCATTCCCAGTACAGACTGGTGTCTATGCTCATGAATTTGGACATGCTCTAGGACTTCCTGATTTCTATGATACTGTTTACTCATCTGAAGGTGTAGGTAACTACTCCATGATGGCTGGTGGATCTTGGATGCGCTACCCTAATAAAGCTGAGTACGGCGGAAACTCTCCAACTCACTTCGATCCATTCTCTAAGATTTTCTTAGGCTGGGCAGAGCCAATCGAAGTAACACCTGAGAGCGGCGTTCAGGAAATCACTCTACCGGCAGCTAATGCGGCAGATGCTGACAACGGCATCGTTAAAATGGAAGTTCCAGGTTCAAACGGAACAGAATACTTCCTATTTGAAAATATGCAGCAAGAGGGCTTCAATAAAGGTATGGTTCGCCAGGGTGAAGACGCTCATGGACTAGTGGCATGGCATGTTGATGAAAATGTCATCAACCTTTATCAGACTGCTGGATTCCGTCCAAACAACGTTGAAAACTGGATGAACAAGCGCTTCCAGTTCAACCAGTCACAGACTGCAAGCAATGGTGAAGTGGTAACACACTATGGTCTATCTGTCCTTCAGGCAGACGGCCAGTATGATCTTGAAAAGAACCTAAACCGCGGTGACGCAGCTGACTTCTTCAAGACTGGCAGCAAGCTGACTCCGGTAAGCGGCAATGTCCACACAGGTTCTTACTACTTCTGGAAGGGCTATGGTGCAACACCGGCTGATTCCGGAATCCACGTAACGGATATCAAGGAAAACGAAGATGGCTCAATTACAGCTAAATTCTTCTACAACTTTAATTCTAGTTTGAAGTAA
- a CDS encoding sulfite exporter TauE/SafE family protein, whose protein sequence is MDFTYLIVIFLIGFIGSYISGMVGIGGSIIKYPMLLYIPPLFGIAAFSAHEVSGISAVQVFFATIGGVWAYRKGGYLNKTLIIYMGAAILVGSLIGSYGSRFMSEGGINLVYGILALIAAVMMFVPKKNVDDIPLDQVTFNKWLAAFFAFIVGVGAGIVGAAGAFLLVPIMLVVLKIPTRMTIATSLAITFISSIGSTVGKLATGQVEFWPALIMVIASLIASPLGANAGKKVNTKILQYILAVLILGTAIKIWMDIL, encoded by the coding sequence ATGGATTTCACGTATCTTATTGTCATCTTTCTAATTGGTTTTATCGGGTCTTATATTTCCGGGATGGTTGGAATTGGCGGTTCAATCATTAAATACCCAATGCTATTATACATTCCGCCATTGTTCGGCATTGCCGCATTCAGTGCCCACGAAGTTTCCGGTATCAGTGCTGTCCAGGTTTTCTTCGCGACTATTGGCGGAGTCTGGGCCTACCGTAAAGGCGGATACCTAAATAAGACATTGATCATTTATATGGGTGCTGCAATCCTGGTCGGTTCCTTGATCGGAAGCTACGGATCCCGATTCATGTCAGAAGGCGGAATCAACCTTGTTTACGGTATTCTAGCTTTGATTGCAGCTGTTATGATGTTTGTCCCTAAGAAAAACGTCGATGATATCCCGCTAGACCAGGTAACATTCAATAAATGGCTGGCAGCATTCTTCGCATTTATCGTTGGGGTCGGAGCAGGTATCGTAGGTGCGGCAGGTGCATTCTTGCTAGTGCCTATCATGCTCGTCGTGTTGAAAATTCCTACTCGAATGACAATCGCAACATCCCTTGCGATCACATTCATTTCTTCAATTGGATCAACAGTCGGTAAGCTAGCCACAGGCCAGGTAGAATTTTGGCCAGCACTGATCATGGTCATCGCGAGTCTGATCGCATCACCACTTGGTGCAAATGCAGGTAAGAAAGTAAACACGAAGATCCTGCAATACATCCTTGCAGTGTTGATTTTAGGTACAGCCATCAAAATTTGGATGGATATCCTGTAA
- a CDS encoding sulfurtransferase TusA family protein has translation MNVAKVLDAKGLACPMPIVKTKKAITDLQSGEVLEIHTTDKGAVKDLAAWAQSTGNELLKHEEENGVFKFWMKKA, from the coding sequence ATGAACGTAGCAAAAGTATTAGACGCAAAAGGACTAGCTTGTCCAATGCCAATCGTAAAAACTAAGAAGGCAATCACTGACCTTCAATCTGGAGAAGTACTGGAAATCCACACAACTGATAAAGGCGCTGTTAAAGATCTAGCAGCTTGGGCACAATCCACTGGTAACGAACTTCTGAAGCATGAAGAAGAAAACGGTGTGTTCAAGTTCTGGATGAAGAAGGCGTAA
- a CDS encoding MBL fold metallo-hydrolase, translating to MKAMTSKEVTKKVFNKEPLFILDVRNESDFNDWKIEGENFEYLNIPYFDLLDGVEEILDKVPTDKEVLVVCAKEGSSVMVAEMLEEAGREVSYLQGGMKAWSEHLEPVKVGDLKDGGAMYQFVRIGKGCLSYAVVSNGEAALIDATRMTDVYLDFAKELGVEIKHVFDTHLHADHISGGRKIAEATGATYWLPPKDADEVTFNYQPLEDGNLVKIGETNIDINALYTPGHTIGSTSFVVDEKYLLSGDILFIDSIGRPDLAGKAEDWVADLRNSLYTRYKQLSDELVVLPAHFMIIEELNEDGSVSEKLGTLFAKNHGLNIEDEAEFRRLVTENLPPQPNAYQEIRETNMGKINPDDEKQREMEIGPNRCAVR from the coding sequence ATGAAAGCAATGACGTCTAAAGAAGTAACGAAAAAAGTATTCAATAAAGAACCATTATTCATCCTTGATGTCCGTAATGAGAGCGACTTTAATGACTGGAAAATCGAAGGAGAAAACTTCGAGTACTTGAACATCCCGTACTTCGACCTGCTTGATGGAGTAGAAGAGATTCTTGATAAAGTGCCAACTGACAAAGAAGTTCTTGTTGTATGTGCAAAAGAAGGTTCTTCAGTAATGGTCGCAGAAATGCTTGAAGAAGCAGGCCGTGAAGTTTCTTATCTTCAAGGCGGTATGAAAGCATGGAGTGAACATCTTGAGCCAGTTAAAGTTGGCGATCTTAAAGATGGCGGAGCAATGTACCAATTTGTCCGCATCGGTAAAGGCTGCCTTTCTTACGCTGTCGTTTCCAATGGGGAAGCTGCATTGATCGACGCTACAAGAATGACGGATGTTTACCTTGACTTCGCTAAAGAGCTTGGCGTTGAAATCAAGCATGTATTCGATACTCACCTGCACGCAGACCATATTTCTGGCGGCAGAAAAATTGCTGAAGCTACAGGAGCAACTTACTGGCTGCCTCCAAAAGACGCTGATGAAGTTACATTCAACTACCAGCCTCTTGAAGATGGCAACCTTGTGAAGATTGGTGAAACAAACATCGACATCAACGCGCTTTACACACCAGGACACACAATCGGTTCCACTTCATTTGTAGTAGATGAAAAATATCTTCTTTCCGGGGATATACTATTCATTGACTCAATTGGACGTCCGGACCTTGCTGGTAAAGCAGAAGACTGGGTAGCAGATCTAAGAAACTCTCTATACACTCGCTACAAGCAGCTTTCTGATGAGCTTGTCGTTCTGCCTGCACACTTCATGATCATCGAAGAGCTGAACGAAGATGGCAGTGTATCAGAAAAATTAGGTACTCTTTTTGCGAAGAACCACGGTTTGAATATCGAAGACGAAGCGGAATTCCGCAGACTTGTAACAGAGAACCTGCCTCCGCAGCCAAATGCATATCAGGAAATCCGTGAAACAAACATGGGTAAAATCAACCCAGACGATGAGAAGCAAAGAGAAATGGAAATTGGACCAAACCGCTGTGCGGTAAGATAA
- a CDS encoding sulfurtransferase TusA family protein: protein METVKTNATVDAKGLACPMPIVRTKKAINNLNPGEVLEVLATDKGSKADIQAWSKSSGNQYLGTIEEGDVLKHYIRKGGSGEEQEETKYPNVVSNDDVVKKLEANEDVVVLDVREPAEYAFGHIPNAVSIPFGDLENRLEELDKSKTILVVCRTGNRSDMASQTLAGKGFDKVWNVVPGMSEWNGPTETKVQ, encoded by the coding sequence ATGGAAACTGTTAAGACAAACGCTACAGTCGACGCAAAAGGGCTTGCATGCCCAATGCCGATTGTCAGAACGAAGAAAGCAATCAACAATTTAAATCCCGGAGAGGTTTTAGAGGTACTCGCAACGGATAAAGGTTCTAAGGCGGATATCCAGGCATGGTCTAAGAGCTCTGGCAACCAATACCTTGGAACAATTGAAGAAGGCGACGTCCTTAAGCACTACATCCGCAAAGGCGGTTCAGGTGAAGAACAAGAAGAAACAAAATATCCGAACGTTGTTTCAAACGACGATGTTGTCAAAAAGCTTGAAGCAAACGAGGATGTTGTTGTCCTTGATGTAAGGGAACCAGCTGAATATGCATTTGGCCATATTCCGAATGCCGTTTCTATCCCATTTGGTGACCTTGAAAACAGACTCGAAGAACTAGATAAGTCCAAAACAATCCTGGTTGTTTGCCGCACAGGCAACAGAAGCGACATGGCTTCCCAGACACTTGCAGGCAAAGGCTTCGACAAGGTTTGGAATGTCGTACCAGGTATGTCTGAATGGAATGGCCCTACTGAAACAAAGGTTCAGTAA
- a CDS encoding DsrE/DsrF/DrsH-like family protein produces the protein MGEQKKTTIILFSGDYDKVMAAYIIANGAAAYDHEVTIFHTFWGLNALRKDEPIQADKGFIEKMFAKMMPRGANKLGLSKMNYAGFGPKMIKDVMKKHNAMPLPDLIEMAKEQDVKLVACQMTVDLFGLTQEEIMDGVEFAGVAAYLADAEDGNVNLFI, from the coding sequence ATGGGAGAACAGAAAAAAACCACGATCATTTTATTCAGTGGGGATTATGATAAAGTCATGGCTGCTTATATCATTGCAAATGGTGCTGCTGCCTATGATCATGAAGTGACAATTTTCCACACATTCTGGGGATTGAATGCATTAAGGAAAGATGAGCCAATCCAGGCTGACAAAGGATTCATTGAAAAGATGTTTGCCAAGATGATGCCAAGAGGCGCGAACAAATTGGGATTGTCAAAAATGAACTATGCAGGATTTGGCCCGAAAATGATCAAGGATGTCATGAAGAAGCACAATGCAATGCCGCTTCCAGACTTGATTGAAATGGCTAAAGAACAGGATGTAAAACTTGTTGCCTGCCAGATGACAGTAGACTTGTTTGGTCTTACTCAAGAAGAAATCATGGATGGCGTTGAGTTTGCCGGTGTAGCAGCTTACCTGGCTGATGCAGAAGACGGAAACGTCAACCTGTTCATCTAA